CTAGTTTTGTCTAAGCCTTGGCGCAGCTTTTTGAGCCAGGTGATTTCTTCAATAGAAACATCTTCCGGGCGACGCCCTTGGGCTGCCAATACTTCTGCCGACCACAGGAAACCATCATCGAAAACGACATCCGCAAATTCTGCGATCGCAGCAGGCTCAGTTGTCGCACTAACTGGGCGGACTTCCGGTTCTGGCTCTTGAATAGCTGTTTCCATCAGTCGTTGTAGCCGCGCTTGCCGATCGTCCCGCGCCCAGAAAGGTACTGCTTCCTGAGCGACACCTTCCCGATTCTCGGCAGTTTCAGCTGTCACCGACAAATCTGGAACATTTTCTGCTATCGAAGTTACTTTTTCTACTTCGGCAGCGACAATTTCGGGAATGGCCGATTCTGCTGCTACTGCTGTTTCAAGCTCCTCCAATGCTTGTTCGGCAGCTTCTACAGCAACTTCTGCATCACTTTCTGTCTGCGGAGTTTCTGTTTGTATCGGTATTGCCTGCGACTCAGATGAAGGTGCTACCGCTTCTGTTACCAGCTGAGGTTCTGCTTCGGCTTGGGTAGGTGATTCCGTTTCTGAGGGAGTTGTCGTTGTTTGCGGTCGTTGCTTGGCTTGGATATTCTTGTAAGCAGCTTTTGCCCAAGCTAGATAGTCGTCAGCAACTTGCTCCTGAGATGAAACTTCTCCGCTCTCAGATACAGGTGATTCTGTTTGAGGTTCAACCTGTGTCGGTGAAGCCGATTTATCCTGAGCTTGTTCTTGAGACTCGTTATGCTGGCGACGGAACCAATTAAAAACCATAGCACCTACTTCAATATTTGGCAGAACTGCGGAACGGCTGCTTTTTATCTAGAGTTTCTAATTTAGGGACATTATGTTTTGACTTTATCGCTCACTCGACGCAAAACGCCATTAATAAAACGATGTCCTTCTTCACCACTGTAGCGTTTGGCAAGCTCCACTGCCTCATTAATTGCCACCGGTTCGGGAATCCCTAAATATTTGATTTCGCTGACTGCAATTCGCAGGATATCGCGATCGATTTTAGCGAGACGACTTAGTTGCCAAGTTCTCTCTTGACCGGGACGCAGTTCCGCGAGTGCTTGTGTGAGTATTTCGTCAACCCGTTCTCTTTCGGCGTTAACTGTACCGATAATTTGCTTGGCGTAGTCGCGCACATCTTTTTGATTGGATAGCTGGACAAATTCTGGTAACTCCACTGCCCCACCGACACGGTTGATTGCGGTTTGAGTAAGTTCTATCGCTTCTCTTAGCATAGCTCTGGCGCTTTGGATATCGATGGCGCGAGTTTCGCTACCCAAAAGGCGATCGCTAGAGCGTTGGATTTCCGCAGATGCAGTTTCCAAAGCATCTTTAACTTCTGCACTCAAAGTGCGGATAGCCGCAACTATCAAATCTGCGATCTGCTGTTCCGACAATTTTTCTGGATTTGTCGGGATCTGGGATAGGCTCAGAAGCGCCAGTTCGCGAGCAATTCGACGGGATTGCATGGGGTAATTGGTAACTGTGTGTAATCGGTAACAGGTTATGTAATGGCAGAAAAACATTTAGATATGGCTGGAGAGTTGGAACCTTTAAAAGTTGCAACTCTCAAACCTTCCCACTCTCGCTCGTGCGATCGCCAATGAACGATGACTGTTTACCAAACTGGACTCTTAAACTTTGACATTATGCTGCGATCGCTTCATCTTTCCTCCAGGATAGGCTGTTCCAGCTTCCGTTCTTTCAAGGCGGATAGAGATGACATAGGAGTTAAGGGGCTGGGGCTTACAATACCACCAGAGACAACAACTTTGAAGGCATCTTCCACAGATATGGCTAGGTCTATGACTTCATCTTCTGAAACGATCGCATACCAACCCGTAGTCGGATTGGGGGTTGTAGGTATAAAAATGCTCAACATCGTCGTTCTGGATAGGTGAGCCTGCATATCGCTGTTTAGGGTTCCAGTGACAAAGGCGAGAGCCCATATACCCCGGCGTGGGTATTCTACCAAAATTACTCGGCGAAACTTCCCGTTAGAATCCTTCAGGAGAGTTTCCAGAAGTTGTTTGAGCGTTTTGTAAACCGATCCGGCTAACGGAATTGCTTGCAGAAGTCTCTCACCCACATCCAGCAACCATCGTCCGACAATATTGCGGGCCATCAAGCCAATCAGCAGAATAGATAAAAAGGGTACCATCAGTCCCACAGCTAGATTGAACAAGTTGACCAAAATGGGATGGAGATCGTCAAAAGGATTGAGTTGCTTGGGAATGCGGGTGAGAAAATTGACTACCCAACTCGCAACTGTAATCGTCAGCCAAATTGTGGTAGCTAGGGGAATTACTACCAAAAGACCTGCGATCAGGTCATTTTTTAAGTCCTGCTTTAAGCGTTCGATCACAGATAGCCCACTCTCTTTTAACCAGCTGGGAAAATTATAGAGCCCATAAAGCGACCCTTCTCCCTTACCCTACCTTACAGTACGATATATTCCGCGTTAGGCCGAGTGGGCCTGCGCTGGGGGTTATCTTACCGTATAGGAGTGCTATGCGATAAAAACGCAACTTACAGCTTAAAGGGGCTGGAGATGATGGTATCAGAATTAACATTTTTCTGCATACTTTTTTGCCTAAATAGAAGGACTAATTTTGGCAGAATCGACGTTTTCTTCGCGATCGCTAGAAAGTGTTCCTACTGGGTCTGCATAGACAGCAGGCATATGTTTCATCTCCCAGACTTTGAGCAAAATCAGGTATTCGTAGAAAGCTTGCAGAGTACACCAAGCAAATCCCGCGTGCCCGTCGAGAAAACCCCCCAATAGAAAATACATATAAAAAAAGCGCAGCAACGGTCGGAAGGGTAGACGCAGGGACAAATCTTTGAGCGCTCGCCGTCTTTCCACTTCCGAGAAGCCAAAAAACAAATCTCGCCAATTGACGCTACCTTTCTCTAATTGGCGTAGGGTTTCTCTAGCTTCATCAGTGGAGTAGCGATTGTGCTTCTCGATCCAGCGAGCTAATCCTTTGCTATTGGTGTAGTGGGGATAAGTTTCTTTCAAAAAGCTTGTTTTACCATCACAAACTTCTCGCTCTGTGTGACCGTAATCGGTAAACCAAACTTTGTCCTTCCGAAATAAGCGCATTTGGTATCGGGGGTATTGGGTACTGCGCCGAATCCACCTCCCCAGAAACATAACTCGCTCGGCTGCATAGTAGCCGATATACTCCTGACTTTCGGTTGCTTTGAGGCATTCTTGGAATAGCTCTGGTGTCATACGCTCATCAGCTTCGAGAATGTAGACCCATTCGTGCTTAGCAGGAACGGATTGTAACATCCAAGTCCGCTGGCGTCCGTGACTTTCAAAGGCGTGCTGCACTATCCGCACTGGATAGCGGCTGGCAATTTCGACAGTGCGATCGCTGCTGATGGAGTCCACCACTATCACATCGTCTGACAGCATAGCCGATTCGATGCAAGCGGCGATATCGATTTCTTCGTTGTAGGTGAGAATATAAATCGAGAACATGAAAAACTTACGATTTACAAAAAGATCCGGCTTTGATTGGACACATACAAATTCCCAGTTTCTCCTGACGATCGGAATAGCGTCATCACCTAAGCAAAGCTTACTAACGCTTAGGTGTTTTGCGAGACCCTATTTGGGGAGAAGACAACAAACCGCCCAATCCCGTTCCGGTAATGATCAGGTAGCCAATGGAGAGGAACACGCTGCTCACTCCTATTTGCACTTGAGACTTCAAAGCTGCCCGCTTGGCTTGTTTTTCCAATTGTTGCTTGCGTTCTCTTACTTGGGTTAGCGTTTGATTGCTGAACTGTTTGGCTTGCCGATCCAAGTATTCATCCACTACTTGCGGATTGTCTTTAGACTGCTGCAATATTGTTTTGAGTTCGTTTGACACTTGCTGGCTTTGGAGTGCTTGGCCCAGTCTCTGTTCGTCTTTGAGCAAGTCGCTGATTTGGGTTTTAATTTGGCCTCGGCGCTGTTCGATTTGGGCTCTAAAACCTTCACTGTTAAGCTGGCTTTCTGCTTGAGTTGCCTGCTGCTCAATTCTCTGGATCGCCTCATTGCTAGCCTTACTGACATTGTTTACGTGAACAAAAGTAATAACCAGGAATGCTAAGCCTAAAATACCGGAAAGCACGAGCGCCCCTACTTTCACTAATTGCCAGGGTTGACCGCTTCCCTGCGGGTCTAGTTGATCGTCCATCCAAGAGCCAGCAAATAGCAAAGCTATCCCCAGCATAGGGATAAATCCTCGCTCGACAAGCTGGGTTGTCAGGTTTATTTGCCAAGCTTCCTCTTGCAGGTGAAAGGACGGGATAGTCAGAGGCAGGGTTACCGTGTCAATCACAAAAGACAAAATCAAGATTGTGCCGACAAGCTTGAGAATTAGGGCTGCTGGCGATGAAATTATACGGTTTGCAGACGCTTTCATAAGTTTCTTCTTCGCTTGGTTATGGTTGGGTTCAATTACTGGTTTTCTATATCTAGTTTGTCATGGGTTTTAGATTTATTTGCTATGCTTGCAAGCCAAAGTGCTTCTCCAGACTGAGATTGGCTGCTGTTTTCGGATTCGATCGAAAGACTTTAGCTTCGCTGGGGCTGTCCGTTGGGAGCCAGATATATTGGCTCGATGGCTCTGTCCTTATTCTCCAAAGGGAAAGCCAGAATCCAAATCAACACACCATTGAAGGCGAGCGTTATTAAAAAAGTTTTTCGATCGCAAAAGTCAATTGCTACTGTACTGTCTTGTGTATTGTGACCAGTCTTTCTCGATTTATCTACAAGATTTTTCTATTTCAATCCTGATGGCATGACTGCAAAGAAGCTGGGGATATTTCAGTTTGGGTCTGACAGCGGAAAAATTAGCTCTTTTGAAAGAGTTTATAGACCTTATATTTATCGATTAATAAACCACTTTTAACCCAGCCTTATCCACAGTAACCATTTTATGTCCCGGCAAATCCCCTCCTTTTAAATTTACTTGGTTTCCTGAGCTTATAGTTCACATTTTTCTAGTTTTATGCTGTTTCCAGAGGTCTAGTCTTGTTTTTGCTAAAATTCCATAATATACCCGCTCCTGATTATCCTCAAACAAAAAATTACAAAATTTAACTTTTCTCCTTAAACTAATACATACTTGAATACAAGTTTATCAATCAATTGACTTTTTTAACTGCTTCTGCAAAACTTAATATTTTAACATTTCCTCTAAATAGTTTGACTCATACTTGACATCAAAAACTTAAATTTAGCAACAAAGGGCTTATTTTACATAGGCGAAAAAAATAGATTTTATGTAAAATTAGATAATTTAGCCGAACGGTGACTTGCTATCCTGAAGAAAAATCACATTGCTTTAATATATATGGTGGTTACATTTTCATGTAAGATGTACTGGAAGTACACCTAGCCGAGTAAAAAGCTGCAAAAGTAAACAGGAAATTTATTATGAGCAAAGTAATTCGCGGTATCATCTTTGTTGTTGATGACAATATTGATACAGATCAAATTATACCAGCAGAATACCTCACGTTGGTTCCTTCTAAACCAGATGAGTACGAAAAGCTCGGCAGTTATGCTTTTGCAGGGTTACCCGATCGCTACGGTAAGTTTATTGCGCCAGGAGAAATGAAGACGCCCTATCCCATAATTGTAGCGGGAGAAAACTTCGGCTGCGGCTCCTCGCGAGAACACGCGCCCATTGCTCTAGGGGCTGCTGGGGTAAAAGCTGTTGTAGCCCAGTCCTACGCCCGCATCTTTTTCCGCAATTGCTCGGCTACTGGCGAACTTTACCCTTGGGAGTCAGTCGAGCGTTTGTGTGATGTGTTGGAAACCGGTCAGGAAGTTTCGATCGACTTTGAGCAAAATCAACTGATCGACCACACGCATGGGAAAATTTACGATCTCAAGCCAATTGGAGAAGTGGGGCCTGTGATTGAAGCAGGGGGAATTTTCGCCTATGCCCGTCAGACAGGTATGATTGCTCGTTAAAAATCAAGTTCGGTATCTGCCTAAAGACTCTATGAGTCTATTTTCAAAGCGTAATTGCCGTAACAAAGGTTTACAATAGGTTGGCCAGTACTAGCTTTACAACACTGCGACTATGTTGCTCAAGTCTACAACCCGCCACATCCGCATTTTTACTGCCGAAGTTGAGAACAATGAGTTAGTTCCCAGCGACAGCGTTTTAACTTTGGATGTCGATCCAGACAATGAACTAAATTGGAACGAAGAATCTCTGCAAAAAGTTTATCGAAAGTTTGATGAACTTGTTGAGTCATCTAGCGGAGAGAATTTAACGGAATACAATATCCGTCGCATCGGTTCGGATTTAGAACATTTCGTGCGTTCTCTCCTGCAAAAGGGTGAAATTAGTTATAACCTCAATGCTCGCGTTCTTAACCACAGTATGGGTTTACCTCAAGTAGCAGCCGAACAAGATAAACAATAGATTCTAAGATACTTGTACTTGGCTTTGGCGGCGGTATTAAAAATATTGATGCCGCCAAACCAAGCTGTAGAAACCCGTTTTGGGCATAGTTAATTCTGGTCAAATGGCTAAGTGGAAAATGGCTGGTTATGCTCGCTCAGTATAAGTTGTGAAAGCCTTTTAGTCTGGCATCGCAAAGCAAAAATATTAAAAATATTGACAAAAAAAGAACTTAGGAACGCTGACGTTTCTTTTGTGCTAAAAATTCTGTAAAAGCTGCTTGACGATTAGCCATGAACCGACCCCAAAATCCAGGATCGAAATCCTCCATCGTACATACAATTGCCCAAGTATCAATGTTGAGCATTCGATAAAGGAGAGTCTGAGATCTTTTTAAGTAGGTAATACCTTCATGAATTTCTGCGAGCGCAGAAGATTCTGAAGTAGGGACTGTTTTCTCTAGATGACGGTCGAATATAGGTGTGGGCATAGCAACCAGCAAAAAAATTATTAGTTTAGATCGATTTGAACCAATCCTAAATACAGGTAATCAAGAGCCTAAAGAATCGGAGCGGAAAGCTTAACCAATTTACATTGCTCTTGAAAGAAAGAATTAGGAAAGCAGATATTTAGATTCTGCAACGATTGGTAATTAAGGAACGATTTCTAAATTTATATGTTCCGCCGCGATCGCTCAAGCGGGGGTTCACCCCTACCTGACCGAGGTTGCCTCCTGTAATTTAGTGCATATTAGATATTGTAGGTATTGTCTAGCAAATACTTCATCCGTTTTACAACCAAGTTATCATCTTATGTCCGACGATCCAAAATCGAAAATCGATCTGAACCCTTGGGGGTACAAACCTTGGTGGTGTCAGCCTTGGTCGATTGCAGTCACCGGGAGCGGGCTGATCGGCTTAAGCTGGTTATTATTCAAAACTGTTTGGGTGACAGTTGTAGTGTCCCTACCAGTGTTAATTTGGATGGGCTTCTTTTTGATCCTTTGGCCTCAACTGATGAAGCAAAGTACCACTGAGCCTTATTATCCACCATCAGGATCGGACTCAGCTGCGCGATCGAATCAAAGCTAATAGAGAGAACGTCTTATATCTAAATAGTTAGAGAAGATGGATAGTCAAACGCTACAATCGTTGATTATCAACCGATTTGGCAATTTGACTACAAGTAGGCTCTCTTGCAGACCCCTGCATATCATCGGCCAAATCCCGAAGCCTTGGAGTGAAAAAATCTTCATGGGAGACGCCGCTCAAATTACTTGCCCGAATACGCACTGTCAGGCTCCTAACCCAGAGAGTCACAAGTTTTGCCAGAAATGTCGTACCCCCATACCAAAACGGTATTTGTGGGCGGTCGGTTCTGGGATAGAAGCTTATAAGCCAGGGAAGCTTTTGGCAGAGCGTTATGTCCTCAAACGCGACAGAATTTTGCTGGACACCAAACCAGGGCTAGTACCCTTATTTCCGCAAGATATCACAGATGCGATCGCACCCTATTTGTATCTTTTCCCCTATCGGTTACACGTTCCCCAAGTTTACGGA
This region of Aerosakkonema funiforme FACHB-1375 genomic DNA includes:
- the nusB gene encoding transcription antitermination factor NusB; its protein translation is MQSRRIARELALLSLSQIPTNPEKLSEQQIADLIVAAIRTLSAEVKDALETASAEIQRSSDRLLGSETRAIDIQSARAMLREAIELTQTAINRVGGAVELPEFVQLSNQKDVRDYAKQIIGTVNAERERVDEILTQALAELRPGQERTWQLSRLAKIDRDILRIAVSEIKYLGIPEPVAINEAVELAKRYSGEEGHRFINGVLRRVSDKVKT
- a CDS encoding DUF502 domain-containing protein, producing MIERLKQDLKNDLIAGLLVVIPLATTIWLTITVASWVVNFLTRIPKQLNPFDDLHPILVNLFNLAVGLMVPFLSILLIGLMARNIVGRWLLDVGERLLQAIPLAGSVYKTLKQLLETLLKDSNGKFRRVILVEYPRRGIWALAFVTGTLNSDMQAHLSRTTMLSIFIPTTPNPTTGWYAIVSEDEVIDLAISVEDAFKVVVSGGIVSPSPLTPMSSLSALKERKLEQPILEER
- a CDS encoding glycosyltransferase family 2 protein; translated protein: MFSIYILTYNEEIDIAACIESAMLSDDVIVVDSISSDRTVEIASRYPVRIVQHAFESHGRQRTWMLQSVPAKHEWVYILEADERMTPELFQECLKATESQEYIGYYAAERVMFLGRWIRRSTQYPRYQMRLFRKDKVWFTDYGHTEREVCDGKTSFLKETYPHYTNSKGLARWIEKHNRYSTDEARETLRQLEKGSVNWRDLFFGFSEVERRRALKDLSLRLPFRPLLRFFYMYFLLGGFLDGHAGFAWCTLQAFYEYLILLKVWEMKHMPAVYADPVGTLSSDREENVDSAKISPSI
- the hpsJ-B gene encoding hormogonium polysaccharide biosynthesis protein HpsJ; its protein translation is MKASANRIISSPAALILKLVGTILILSFVIDTVTLPLTIPSFHLQEEAWQINLTTQLVERGFIPMLGIALLFAGSWMDDQLDPQGSGQPWQLVKVGALVLSGILGLAFLVITFVHVNNVSKASNEAIQRIEQQATQAESQLNSEGFRAQIEQRRGQIKTQISDLLKDEQRLGQALQSQQVSNELKTILQQSKDNPQVVDEYLDRQAKQFSNQTLTQVRERKQQLEKQAKRAALKSQVQIGVSSVFLSIGYLIITGTGLGGLLSSPQIGSRKTPKR
- a CDS encoding LeuD/DmdB family oxidoreductase small subunit, which codes for MSKVIRGIIFVVDDNIDTDQIIPAEYLTLVPSKPDEYEKLGSYAFAGLPDRYGKFIAPGEMKTPYPIIVAGENFGCGSSREHAPIALGAAGVKAVVAQSYARIFFRNCSATGELYPWESVERLCDVLETGQEVSIDFEQNQLIDHTHGKIYDLKPIGEVGPVIEAGGIFAYARQTGMIAR
- the ndhM gene encoding NAD(P)H-quinone oxidoreductase subunit M — its product is MLLKSTTRHIRIFTAEVENNELVPSDSVLTLDVDPDNELNWNEESLQKVYRKFDELVESSSGENLTEYNIRRIGSDLEHFVRSLLQKGEISYNLNARVLNHSMGLPQVAAEQDKQ
- a CDS encoding DUF6737 family protein; this translates as MSDDPKSKIDLNPWGYKPWWCQPWSIAVTGSGLIGLSWLLFKTVWVTVVVSLPVLIWMGFFLILWPQLMKQSTTEPYYPPSGSDSAARSNQS